A region from the Mya arenaria isolate MELC-2E11 chromosome 2, ASM2691426v1 genome encodes:
- the LOC128215819 gene encoding uncharacterized PE family protein PE23-like — translation MALASKEMASNIGSMAIAAIEMASNIGIMALAAMEMASNIRSMAFAAMEIASNIGNISLASKEMAPNIGSMALAAIDMFSNIGMMALFSMETATDIGMMALASIETATNIGMMALASIKTASNIGKMALASIETATNIGMMALASIETATNIGMMALASKETATNIGMMALASIETATNIGMMALASIETATNIGMMALASIETATNIGMMALASIETATNIGMMALASKETASNIGNMALASIEMTLNIGSRPRKLES, via the coding sequence ATGGCTCTTGCTTCCAAAGAAATGGCCTCGAATATTGGAAGCATGGCCATTGCTGCCATAGAAATGGCCTCGAATATTGGAATCATGGCCCTTGCTGCCATGGAAATGGCCTCGAATATTAGAAGCATGGCCTTTGCTGCCATGGAAATTGCCTCGAATATTGGAAACATATCCCTTGCTTCCAAAGAAATGGCCCCGAATATAGGAAGCATGGCCCTTGCTGCCATAGACATGTTCTCGAATATTGGAATGATGGCCCTTTTTTCCATGGAAACGGCCACGGATATTGGAATGATGGCCCTTGCATCAATAGAAACGGCCACGAATATTGGAATGATGGCCCTTGCTTCCATAAAAACGGCCTCGAATATTGGAAAAATGGCCCTTGCATCCATAGAAACGGCCACGAATATTGGAATGATGGCCCTTGCTTCCATAGAAACGGCCACGAATATTGGAATGATGGCCCTTGCTTCCAAAGAAACGGCCACGAATATTGGAATGATGGCCCTTGCTTCCATAGAAACGGCCACGAATATTGGAATGATGGCCCTTGCTTCCATAGAAACGGCCACGAATATTGGAATGATGGCCCTTGCTTCTATAGAAACGGCCACGAATATTGGAATGATGGCCCTTGCTTCCATAGAAACGGCCACGAATATTGGAATGATGGCCCTTGCTTCCAAAGAAACGGCCTCAAATATTGGAAACATGGCTCTAGCTTCCATAGAAATGACCTTGAATATAGGAAGCAGGCCTCGAAAATTGGAGTCATGA
- the LOC128215827 gene encoding QRFP-like peptide receptor, whose product MSSGGCEPPTQDYDFSAIPYPSELQSVSSREVVVKVSLGVVVNLVALVGNALVIIIVVRSKRMRTTTNYYLVNLAVSDLLVALMPIWVHVVASLNEFWVFGSFLCKFNPFMQITAMCASMFTLVVIAGDRFYAIMFPMHSRVTKRKVSYLLILVWMASIAIATPLLFMYYYIERQWADVLETYCDEKWPMKTEADGSCDGGLTSKKVYWIVVCGVLNWTPMLIMMLSYTFIVIKLRKHKIGPKLGASSKSSVQQRSTRKVVIMLFSVLLVFIVCAVPFQTIKIYFLFTQGQQGYKLPDWFNTLDFGAVLLMYSNAAINPIIYAGFNESFRNGFKDLVNCIMNRRTPTASETFETEYKQRSTVRTKNVPLATLTRVPFTVQEGIELNGQTPGKDCTAIEPTAGTSQMPFSSRL is encoded by the exons atgagCTCAGGTGGCTGTGAACCACCTACTCAAGACTACGACTTCAGTGCTATCCCATACCCGTCGGAACTGCAGTCAGTTTCCTCTCGGGAGGTGGTAGTCAAGGTCAGCCTGGGTGTGGTGGTGAATCTCGTGGCCCTCGTCGGAAACGCtctcgtcatcatcatcgtggTGAGATCAAAGCGCATGCGCACCACGACTAACTACTACCTTGTGAACCTGGCCGTCTCCGACCTGCTGGTTGCGCTGATGCCAATCTGGGTGCACGTTGTCGCTAGCCTAAACGAGTTCTGGGTGTTCGGATCCTTCCTCTGCAAGTTCAACCCCTTCATGCAAA TCACAGCAATGTGTGCGAGCATGTTCACGCTGGTGGTGATAGCCGGGGACCGGTTCTACGCTATCATGTTTCCGATGCACTCTCGGGTCACCAAGAGGAAAGTCAGTTATCTTCTCATCCTGGTGTGGATGGCCTCTATTGCTATAGCTACTCCACTCCTCTTCATGTACTATTATATTGAACGTCAGTGGGCAGATGTATTAGAGACATACTGTGATGAAAAATGGCCAATGAAAACGGAAGCTGATGGTAGCTGTGATGGAGGCTTGACCTCCAAGAAAGTGTACTGGATTGTAGTGTGTGGTGTGTTAAACTGGACTCCGATGTTGATTATGATGCTTTCGTATACATTTATTGTGATAAAACTGCGGAAACATAAGATAGGACCGAAGTTAGGAGCGTCATCCAAATCATCCGTTCAACAGCGATCAACGAGAAAG GTTGTTATCATGCTGTTCTCCGTACTGCTGGTGTTCATTGTGTGTGCTGTGCCTTTCCAGACGATCAAAATATACTTTCTTTTCACACAAGGTCAGCAAGGTTACAAG CTCCCTGACTGGTTCAATACGCTAGATTTCGGTGCTGTCCTACTCATGTATAGTAACGCTGCTATCAATCCTATCATTTACGCCGGCTTCAACGAGAGTTTCCGAAATGGCTTCAAAGATCTCGTCAACTGTATCATGAATAGACGAACGCCCACCGCCTCCGAGACGTTTGAGACCGAATATAAACAGAGATCAACGGTGAGGACGAAGAACGTTCCCTTGGCAACGCTGACTAGAGTACCGTTTACTGTACAGGAGGGGATAGAGCTGAATGGACAAACACCAGGGAAGGATTGTACCGCGATTGAACCAACGGCTGGAACCAGTCAAATGCCCTTTTCGTCAAGGCTTTAA